One Osmerus mordax isolate fOsmMor3 chromosome 16, fOsmMor3.pri, whole genome shotgun sequence genomic window carries:
- the wrnip1 gene encoding ATPase WRNIP1 — translation MASETVSDWVQCPVCSSDFAPSEINAHLDRCLLSTDDGPTLTTEDESGPPNKKSRISCEVVPGSPDVNKANTSTSSRSKGSSVFSMFQTNKIMVSSQSERNAFPSNKPSAEAVSNGIKRNSPNDREKDMGRLKSDSPSPAMNGPLKMPSTILALQNTDKPLAEKMRPNTLEEYFGQNKVVGEHTLLRSLLDLQEIPSLILWGPPGCGKTTLAHIIASSSKKKGTARFVKLSATSTSTSEVREVIKQAQNELRLCKRKTILFIDEIHRFNKSQQDTFLPHVECGTVTLIGATTENPSFQVNAALLSRCRVLVLEKLSVEAMGWILRRAVASLGIGVLGRDDSQVAGQDERQDSAQLGSQPEVYIEQTALDTIAHLCDGDARSGLNGLQLAVQARVGTGGGLRAVVVREEHVKEGLQRSHILYDRAGEEHYNCISALHKSMRGSHESASLYWLGRMLEGGEDPLYVARRLVRFASEDVGLADPSALPQAVAAFQACHFIGMPECEVILAQCAVYLARAPKSVEIYKAYNNVKACLRNHKGPLPSVPLHLRNASTRLMKELGYAKDYKYNPAFSAPVEQDYLPQELQGTDFFTWTPADL, via the exons ATGGCGAGCGAAACTGTTTCAGACTGGGTGCAATGTCCTGTTTGTTCGAGCGATTTTGCGCCTTCAGAAATAAATGCCCATTTGGACAGATGTCTGCTGAGCACTGATGATGGTCCGACATTAACGACTGAAGACGAGAGTGGACCACCTAACAAGAAATCTCGCATTTCTTGCGAAGTTGTCCCAGGCAGTCCTGATGTCAACAAAGCGAACACTTCCACTTCCTCCAGGAGTAAAGGTTCTTCGGTATTTTCTATGTTTCAAACTAACAAGATTATGGTTTCATCTCAGAGTGAACGGAACGCATTTCCTTCTAACAAACCGAGCGCCGAGGCTGTCAGCAATGGAATAAAACGCAATTCGCCGAACGACAGGGAGAAAGATATGGGAAGGTTGAAGAGCGATTCACCTTCACCTGCCATGAATGGACCGTTGAAGATGCCAAGTACCATACTCGCCCTGCAGAACACCGACAAACCCTTGGCCGAGAAGATGCGACCAAACACGCTGGAGGAATACTTTGGACAAAATAAAGTTGTGGGTGAACACACACTGCTTCGGTCACTTCTAGATTTACAGGAGATCCCTTCTCTTATCCTTTGGGGACCACCTGGTTGTGGAAAG ACCACTCTTGCTCACATCATTGCCAGCTCCAGTAAAAAGAAGGGCACAGCCCGCTTTGTAAAACTGTCCGCCACCAGCACATCCACCAGTGAGGTGCGCGAGGTCATAAAGCAAGCCCAGAACGAGCTCCGTCTCTGCAAGAGGAAAACCATCTTGTTTATTGATGAGATCCATCGCTTCAACAAATCCCAACAG gacaccTTCCTCCCTCACGTGGAGTGCGGGACGGTGACTCTGATCGGGGCCACCACGGAGAACCCTTCCTTCCAGGTGAACGCGGCCCTGCTGAGCAGGTGCAGGGTGCTGGTGCTGGAGAAGCTGTCGGTGGAGGCGATGGGCTGGATCCTGCGGCGGGCCGTGGCCTCGCTGGGGATCGGCGTGTTGGGGCGGGACGACAGCCAGGTGGCGGGTCAGGACGAGCGTCAGGACTCGGCGCAGCTCGGATCCCA GCCTGAGGTGTACATAGAGCAGACCGCTCTGGACACCATCGCCCACCTGTGTGACGGAGACGCGCGCTCCGGACTCAACGGGCTGCAGCTGGCCGTCCAGGCGCGGGTCGGCACGGGCGGAGGCCTTCGGGCTGTGGTGGTGCGGGAGGAGCACGTGAAGGAGGGCCTGCAAAGGTCCCACATCCTCTACGACAGAGCAG GTGAGGAGCATTATAACTGCATCTCCGCGCTTCATAAGTCCATGAGGGGCTCCCACGAGAGTGCCTCTCTGTACTGGCTGGGCCGCATGCTGGAGGGCGGCGAGGACCCTCTGTACGTGGCACGCAGGCTGGTGCGCTTCGCCAGCGAGGACGTGG GTCTGGCTGATCCTTCTGCCCTGCCGCAGGCTGTCGCTGCCTTCCAGGCCTGCCACTTCATAGGGATGccagagtgtgag GTTATTCTGGCTCAGTGTGCTGTGTATCTGGCCAGGGCGCCCAAGTCCGTGGAGATCTACAAGGCCTATAACAATGTAAAGGCGTGTCTGAGGAACCACAAAGGCCCCCTGCCCTCCGTGCCCCTGCACCTCCGCAACGCCTCCACCCGGCTGATGAAGGAGCTGGGCTACGCTAAGGACTACAAGTACAACCCTGCTTTCAGCGCTCCGGTGGAGCAGGACTACCTGCCCCAGGAGCTCCAGGGGACCGACTTCTTCACCTGGACAccagctgacctctga
- the dhx30 gene encoding ATP-dependent RNA helicase DHX30 — MALPGTVLVQFRAFCNLGFYSKSKIGLNVSSSVRWYKTKARTFQDSETPAEPTKRGNPKLLKEFPEPKGLLNNAISRSLGVSDLSNLIQYHCTENGDVKKATVTVLWPTKIEVEGFASRRLDAERFAAAAACQKLKELGVLGPDNQLPRKGAGRGRGARPSALFDAEEDPVTDQVHISGVSQSQPTHPQLLTRSTEEDTSLYKALSMFPQPKALLARVIQVATSSNSFRELVQYKTTGGKMKRCELTVRWPENLTFVASAGRRVEAEKRASALACLKLKEMELLDQENNPLTHARYHKEQVREAGEKDRRPCPLEIPEYLQDRMREYLAEYPAALEVKRLWEEEEERAQWRLNQQDREEEDDLVTDAITGRPHRPLSVSEAEELSTDLREEWERANPRLGVELPVDGHRERLVSEVEASRVVVIAGETGCGKTTRVPRFLLEGRVRGGQGADCNILVTQPRRISAVSVAQRVAHEMGPALKHSVGYQVRLESRPPEHSGGALLFLTVGVLLRKLQGNASLRGVSHVVVDEVHERDVNTDLLLALLRSALRDNPRLRLVLMSATGDNLRLAQYFGGCPVVKVPGFMHPVQDRYLEEVLEELGRPPPRPVRANPEGREPKDDATPNLDLVAHVIEHIHSHGEPGAVLCFLPGWQDIKAVQERLEERPAFRSASHTILPLHSSMSVADQQAVFQRPPEGRRKIVLATNIAETSITIDDIVHVVDSGSHKEQNYDPRTKVSCLDTVWVSRSNITQRRGRAGRCQPGHSYHLFPKARLENMSHFPVPEILRTPLESLVVQAKIHSPHLTAVDFLSQVLDSPEEQAVIDAVRNLQEIGVLDTSEALTPLGERVACMSCDPRLGKVLVLAAVFRCVLPLLSVAACLTRDPFHNSMQNRALVSKSKKALSGSSHSDYLALSRAVAGWKRVLREGGREDKQDYLTQHTLSGASLRFIHGLTSQFSENLYEAQMVSASPDCQRPFSLYNQHSQQEELIKAVLLAGLYPNLIQLKRGLVTKGGRFRPNNLGYRTQSGPVHLHRSSVNRGREDLPSRWLTFFTAVKSSGQVFMRDSSSVHPLALLLFTDCDITERVLGDRVEVSFPGHSLFRCELSAPTWELLWELRTSIQTMVHRSLRARGDAHTQGQDGQLLALLVELLHNTDSDSQQGDSEVD; from the exons atggcGCTACCCGGCACAGTACTCGTGCAATTTAGAGCGTTTTGCAACCTTGGTTTTTATTCCAAAAGCAAAATTGGATTAAATGTTAGCAGTAGTGTTAGGTGGTACAAGACAAAAGCTCGTACCTTTCAGGACTCAGAAACGCCAGCAGAGCCAACTAAACGGG GTAACCCCAAACTCTTGAAGGAGTTTCCTGAGCCGAAGGGTTTGCTGAACAATGCTATTTCCCGTTCACTTGGAGTGTCAGACCTCTCTAATCTCATACAGTATCACTGCACAGAAAATGGAGATGTCAAG AAAGCCACTGTCACGGTCTTATGGCCCACCAAAATTGAGGTGGAGGGCTTTGCATCCAGGAGACTTGATGCTGAACGCTTTGCTGCTGCAGCTGCCTGCCAGAAGCTGAAG gagTTGGGGGTGCTTGGTCCAGATAACCAGCTGCCCAGAAAGGGAGCCGGACGGGGCCGAGGAGCTCGGCCGTCTGCCCTGTTTGATGCAGAGGAGGACCCTGTCACAGATCAGGTCCACATCTCTGGAGTCTCCCAGAGtcaacccacacaccctcaactACTAACAAG GTCAACTGAAGAGGACACCAGTTTGTATAAGGCTCTCTCAATGTTTCCCCAACCGAAAGCTCTCCTGGCCAGGGTTATCCAGGTGGCCACGTCCTCCAACTCTTTTAGG GAGCTGGTGCAGTACAAGACAACCGGAGGGAAGATGAAGCGATGCGAGCTGACTGTCCGGTGGCCGGAGAACCTCACCTTCGTGGCCTCGGCTGGCCGCAGAGTGGAGGCGGAGAAGCGGGCGTCCGCGCTGGCCTGTCTCAAGCTGAAG GAGATGGAGCTTCTGGACCAGGAAAACAACCCTCTGACTCACGCCAGATACCACAAGGAGCAGGTGCGCGAGGCGGGGGAGAAAGACCGGCGGCCCTGCCCCCTGGAGATACCCGAGTACCTGCAGGACAGGATGAGAGAATACCTGGCCGAG TACCCGGCGGCGTTGGAGGTGAAGAggctgtgggaggaggaggaggagagggcccagTGGAGGTTGAACCAGCAGGAccgagaggaggaagacgacCTGGTGACCGACGCCATCACAGGCCGGCCCCACCGGCCTCTCTCCGTGTCCGAGGCGGAGGAGCTCTCCACCGACCTccgggaggagtgggagagggccAACcccaggctgggggtggagctcCCGGTCGACGGCCACCGGGAGAGGCTGGTGTCGGAGGTGGAGGCCTCCAGGGTGGTGGTGATCGCCGGGGAGACGGGCTGCGGCAAGACCACGCGCGTCCCACGCTTCCTGCTGGAGGGGCGCGTgcgagggggccagggggccgaCTGCAACATCCTGGTGACCCAGCCCCGCCGGATCAGCGCCGTGTCCGTGGCCCAGCGGGTGGCCCACGAGATGGGCCCCGCCCTCAAACACTCTGTGGGCTACCAG gtgcgCCTGGAGAGCCGTCCCCCGGAGCACAGCGGGGGGGCCCTGCTGTTCCTGACGGTGGGGGTGCTGCTCAGGAAGCTGCAGGGCAACGCCTCCCTGCGGGGGGTCAGCCACGTGGTGGTGGACGAGGTCCACGAGCGGGACGTCAACACGGACCTGCTGCTGGCCCTGCTGCGCTCCGCCCTCAGGGACAACCCCCGCCTGCGGCTGGTGCTGATGAGCGCCACCGGGGACAACCTCAGGCTGGCCCAGTACTTTGGAGGCTGCCCGGTGGTCAAGGTTCCCGGGTTCATGCACCCGGTTCAGGACCGCTacctggaggaggtgctggaggagctggggcgCCCCCCGCCGCGCCCGGTCAGGGCAAACCCTGAAGgacgg GAGCCAAAAGACGACGCCACGCCCAACCTGGACCTGGTGGCTCACGTGATCGAGCACATCCACAGTCACGGGGAGCCAG ggGCCGTGCTGTGTTTCCTGCCCGGCTGGCAGGACATCAAGGCCGTCCAGGAGCGTCTGGAGGAGAGGCCGGCCTTCCGCTCGGCCTCCCACACCATCCTACCAC tACACTCCAGTATGTCCGTGGCCGACCAGCAGGCGGTGTTCCAGCGCCCCCCGGAGGGCCGGAGGAAGATAGTCCTGGCCACCAACATCGCCGAGACCTCCATCACCATCGATGACATCGTCCATGTGGTGGACTCAGGCTCCCACAAGGAGCAGAACTACGACCCCCGGACCAAG GTATCTTGTCTGGACACAGTGTGGGTCTCTCGCTCCAACATCACCCAGCGCAGAGGGAGGGCGGGCCGCTGTCAGCCAGGACACTCCTACCACCTGTTCCCAAAGGCCCGGCTGGAGAACATGAGCCACTTCCCTGTGCCAGAGATCCTACGCACCCCTCTGGAGAGCCTGGTGGTACAGGCCAAGATCCACAGCCCTCATCTCACG GCGGTAGATTTCTTGTCCCAGGTGTTGGACAGCCCAGAAGAACAAGCGGTGATTGATGCAGTCCGCAACCTGCAGGAAATcg gaGTGCTGGACACCAGCGAGGCCCTGACCCCCCTGGGGGAGCGCGTGGCCTGCATGTCATGTGACCCGCGGCTGGGGAAGGTGCTGGTGCTGGCGGCAGTGTTCCGGTGCGTGCTGCCCCTGCTGTCCGTGGCAGCCTGCCTGACCAGAGACCCCTTCCACAACAGCATGCAGAACCGAGCCCTGGTCTCCAAG TCGAAGAAGGCTCTGAGTGGCTCCAGCCACAGTGACTACCTGGCCCTGAGCCGAGCCGTGGCCGGCTGGAAGAGGGTGCTCCGGGAAGGAGGCCGCGAGGACAAGCAGGACTACCTGACCCAGCACACGCTGTCTGGAGCCAGCCTGCGCTTCATCCACG GGCTGACGTCCCAGTTCAGTGAGAACCTGTACGAGGCCCAGATGGTGTCGGCCTCCCCCGACTGCCAGAGGCCCTTCTCCCTCTACAACCAGCACAGCCAGCAGGAGGAACTCATCAAGGCTGTGCTGCTGGCTGGCCTCTACCCCAACCTCATAcag CTGAAGAGGGGCCTGGTGACCAAAGGAGGGCGCTTCAGGCCCAACAACCTGGGCTACCGCACACAGAGCGGCCCTGTGCATCTCCACCGCTCCTCAgtcaacag ggggagggaggacctcCCGAGCCGCTGGCTCACCTTCTTCACCGCCGTCAAGTCCAGCGGCCAGGTGTTCATGCGCGACTCCTCCTCCGTGCACCCGCTGGCCCTGCTGCTGTTCACCGACTGTGACATCACCGAGAGAG tgcTGGGGGACCGGGTGGAGGTGTCCTTCCCGGGCCACTCCCTGTTTCGCTGCGAGCTGTCCGCCCCCACCTGGGAGCTGCTGTGGGAGCTCCGCACCTCCATCCAGACCATGGTGCACCGCAGCCTGAGGGCCCGGGGAGACGCACACACCCAGGGCCAGGACGGGCAGCTGCTGGCCCTGCTGGTGGAGCTGCTCCACAACACAGACTCAGACTCGCAGCAGGGCGACAGCGAAGTGGACTAG
- the mylk4a gene encoding myosin light chain kinase 2, skeletal/cardiac muscle isoform X2 codes for MGDLNGTGFDLIQNRIESLSSKMDRLINIQEKVLNRLDGMSQDIDGIERDVETLKVDKEEIHVPSRAVILTSAQSQSQATGGEVREMCQEMSSIMSAVNQRSQQQAQKLEGMEKLVLGIQQVIGFIGETVKSSRVMDLMFKGPAARKAQRLKDKGKLKDNKGKDGKDKSRLSLKGLKAQKKKKPPDPADTISLKKQALLLEEVQKLNRENAERSDPNLPPGLLDLEAGGALEPERGSLSPNLLDFILEVPKAPVAEEEKEEDPGDGLKEGVTEVSASVDETDLRECKLSEVDVLKEKEEKQKEEEIKSNASSEDPSEPVILPELPVSPHTQNETDSIPDSREDNKSAFPSLEAELDQMEEVNASSKRRGTEEDLGVEDHKKSRVERGEEEEEQREEDTEEEEEQRAESEGWGVFKADGVEIRVKLKEMLEKAQEEDTEGEDNVNVERFFIDTAPPPAAPFNHRIVSAKPNQINNFYTINRQEILGGGRFGQVHKCIENSSGLTLAAKIIKARSQKEKDVVKNEIQVMNQLDHANLIQLYAAYESRNDIILVLEFVDGGELFDRIIDENYTLKELDTVVFIRQICEGLQHMHKMYILHLDLKPENILCVSRVTNKIKIIDFGLARIYKPREKLRVNFGTPEFLAPEVINYDFVSFNTDMWSLGVIAYMLLSGLCPFLGDDDNETLNNILACQWNFDEEEFLHISDQAKDFISKLLVINKSWRIGASEALRHPWLSDSALHHRLHEKKTMCRSRRSSCVPPTDS; via the exons ATGGGGGACCTGAACGGCACCGGCTTCGACCTGATCCAGAACCGAATCGAATCTCTGAGCAGCAAGATGGACCGGCTCATCAACATCCAAGAGAAGGTCCTCAACAGGCTGGACGGAATGTCTCAAGACATCGACGGCATCGAAAGGGACGTGGAGACTCTCAAGGTCGACAAGGAGGAGATCCACGTCCCGTCCAGGGCTGTGATCCTGACCTCTGCCCAGTCGCAGAGCCAGGCCacggggggagaggtgagggaaatGTGCCAGGAGATGAGCTCCATCATGTCTGCCGTCAACCAGCGCTCCCAGCAGCAGGCTCAGAagctggaggggatggagaagcTGGTCCTGGGCATCCAGCAGGTCATTGGCTTCATCGGGGAGACAGTGAAGAGCTCCAGGGTGATGGACCTGATGTTCAAAGGGCCGGCCGCGCGCAAGGCTCAAAGGCTCAAAGACAAAGGCAAG CTGAAAGACAACAAGGGTAAGGATGGAAAAGACAAGTCCCGTCTGAGCCTGAAAGGTCTGAAAgcgcagaagaagaagaagcctcCGGATCCTGCAG ATACCATCTCCCTGAAGAAGCAGGCTTTGCTGCTGGAAGAAGTGCAGAAACTCAACCGGGAAAATGCTGAGAGATCAGACCCTAATCTCCCCCCTGGACTCCTggacctggaggctgggggggcccTGGAGCCAGAGCGGGGCTCCCTCAGCCCCAACTTGCTCGACTTCATCCTGGAGGTCCCCAAGGCTCCTGTggcagaagaggagaaggaagaggacccAGGTGACGGGCTGAAGGAGGGCGTTACAGAGGTGTCAGCTTCAGTGGACGAGACAGATCTCCGCGAATGCAAGCTCAgtgaggtggatgttctgaaggagaaagaggagaaacagaaggaggaggagatcaaGTCTAACGCTTCCTCCGAAGACCCCTCAGAACCTGTCATACTGCCGGAGCTCCCTGTTAGTCCCCATACTCAAAACGAGACAGACTCCATTCCTGACAG CCGTGAAGACAACAAAAGTGCCTTCCCATCTCTGGAGGCCGAGCTGGACCAGATGGAGGAGGTCAACGCCAGTAGCAAGCGACGGGGCACCGAGGAAGACCTCGGCGTGGAGGACCACAAGAAGAGTCGGGTGGAGcgcggagaggaagaggaggagcagagggaggaggacacggaggaggaggaagagcagcgtGCCGAGTCTGAGGGCTGGGGGGTCTTCAAGGCAGATGGAGTTGAAATCCGGGTGAAGCTGAAGGAGATGCTGGAGAAAGCACAGGAGGAAGACACAGAAGGGGAAGACAATGTCAATGTCGAACGGTTCTTTATCG ACACTGCTCCCCCTCCGGCTGCTCCATTCAACCACCGGATAGTGTCTGCCAAACCCAACCAGATCAATAACTTCTACACCATCAACCGACAGGAGATCCTAGGGGG GGGTCGTTTTGGCCAGGTGcacaaatgcatcgaaaactcCTCTGGACTCACCCTGGCAGCCAAGATCATCAAGGCCAGAAGTCAGAAAGAGAAG GACGTGGTGAAGAACGAGATCCAAGTCATGAATCAGCTGGATCACGCCAACCTGATCCAGCTCTACGCTGCCTACGAATCCAGGAATGACATCATCCTCGTGCTCGAATT CGTGGATGGAGGCGAACTCTTTGACAGGATCATTGATGAGAACTACACCTTAAAGGAGCTGGACACGGTGGTTTTCATCCGGCAGATCTGTGAGGGCCTCCAGCACATGCACAAGATGTACATCCTCCACCTCGACCTGAAG CCTGAGAACATACTATGTGTGAGCAGGGTCACAAATAAAATCAAGATCATCGACTTTGGCCTTGCCAGAAT ATACAAGCCCAGGGAGAAGTTACGAGTGAACTTCGGCACTCCAGAGTTCCTGGCTCCAGAGGTGATAAACTACGACTTTGTTTCCTTCAACACAGACATGTGGAGTCTGGGAGTCATTGCATACATGCT cctCAGCGGTCTTTGTCCTTTCCTGGGGGACGATGACAACGAGACTCTGAACAACATTCTGGCCTGTCAGTGGAACTTTGATGAAGAGGAGTTTTTACACATCTCCGACCAGGCCAAGGACTTCATCTCCAAGCTCCTCGTCATCAACAAAAG CTGGAGGATAGGAGCCTCAGAGGCCTTGAGGCATCCTTGGCTCTCTGACTCGGCCCTCCATCACCGGCTCCATGAAAAG AAGACAATGTGCCGTTCCCGCCGGTCCTCATGCGTGCCTCCTACAGATAGTTGA
- the mylk4a gene encoding myosin light chain kinase 2, skeletal/cardiac muscle isoform X1, translated as MGDLNGTGFDLIQNRIESLSSKMDRLINIQEKVLNRLDGMSQDIDGIERDVETLKVDKEEIHVPSRAVILTSAQSQSQATGGEVREMCQEMSSIMSAVNQRSQQQAQKLEGMEKLVLGIQQVIGFIGETVKSSRVMDLMFKGPAARKAQRLKDKGKKTTSTKASKGTQEITPACEPTPSEPTHKINLHGPKHYISSRKIGNFLKDNKGKDGKDKSRLSLKGLKAQKKKKPPDPADTISLKKQALLLEEVQKLNRENAERSDPNLPPGLLDLEAGGALEPERGSLSPNLLDFILEVPKAPVAEEEKEEDPGDGLKEGVTEVSASVDETDLRECKLSEVDVLKEKEEKQKEEEIKSNASSEDPSEPVILPELPVSPHTQNETDSIPDSREDNKSAFPSLEAELDQMEEVNASSKRRGTEEDLGVEDHKKSRVERGEEEEEQREEDTEEEEEQRAESEGWGVFKADGVEIRVKLKEMLEKAQEEDTEGEDNVNVERFFIDTAPPPAAPFNHRIVSAKPNQINNFYTINRQEILGGGRFGQVHKCIENSSGLTLAAKIIKARSQKEKDVVKNEIQVMNQLDHANLIQLYAAYESRNDIILVLEFVDGGELFDRIIDENYTLKELDTVVFIRQICEGLQHMHKMYILHLDLKPENILCVSRVTNKIKIIDFGLARIYKPREKLRVNFGTPEFLAPEVINYDFVSFNTDMWSLGVIAYMLLSGLCPFLGDDDNETLNNILACQWNFDEEEFLHISDQAKDFISKLLVINKSWRIGASEALRHPWLSDSALHHRLHEKKTMCRSRRSSCVPPTDS; from the exons ATGGGGGACCTGAACGGCACCGGCTTCGACCTGATCCAGAACCGAATCGAATCTCTGAGCAGCAAGATGGACCGGCTCATCAACATCCAAGAGAAGGTCCTCAACAGGCTGGACGGAATGTCTCAAGACATCGACGGCATCGAAAGGGACGTGGAGACTCTCAAGGTCGACAAGGAGGAGATCCACGTCCCGTCCAGGGCTGTGATCCTGACCTCTGCCCAGTCGCAGAGCCAGGCCacggggggagaggtgagggaaatGTGCCAGGAGATGAGCTCCATCATGTCTGCCGTCAACCAGCGCTCCCAGCAGCAGGCTCAGAagctggaggggatggagaagcTGGTCCTGGGCATCCAGCAGGTCATTGGCTTCATCGGGGAGACAGTGAAGAGCTCCAGGGTGATGGACCTGATGTTCAAAGGGCCGGCCGCGCGCAAGGCTCAAAGGCTCAAAGACAAAGGCAAG AAAACGACCTCTACTAAAGCCTCTAAAGGGACTCAAGAAATAACTCCTGCATGTGAACCCACTCCTTCGGAGCCCACTCACAAGATAAACCTCCACGGACCAAAACATTACATCTCCTCCCGCAAAATCGGCAACTTT CTGAAAGACAACAAGGGTAAGGATGGAAAAGACAAGTCCCGTCTGAGCCTGAAAGGTCTGAAAgcgcagaagaagaagaagcctcCGGATCCTGCAG ATACCATCTCCCTGAAGAAGCAGGCTTTGCTGCTGGAAGAAGTGCAGAAACTCAACCGGGAAAATGCTGAGAGATCAGACCCTAATCTCCCCCCTGGACTCCTggacctggaggctgggggggcccTGGAGCCAGAGCGGGGCTCCCTCAGCCCCAACTTGCTCGACTTCATCCTGGAGGTCCCCAAGGCTCCTGTggcagaagaggagaaggaagaggacccAGGTGACGGGCTGAAGGAGGGCGTTACAGAGGTGTCAGCTTCAGTGGACGAGACAGATCTCCGCGAATGCAAGCTCAgtgaggtggatgttctgaaggagaaagaggagaaacagaaggaggaggagatcaaGTCTAACGCTTCCTCCGAAGACCCCTCAGAACCTGTCATACTGCCGGAGCTCCCTGTTAGTCCCCATACTCAAAACGAGACAGACTCCATTCCTGACAG CCGTGAAGACAACAAAAGTGCCTTCCCATCTCTGGAGGCCGAGCTGGACCAGATGGAGGAGGTCAACGCCAGTAGCAAGCGACGGGGCACCGAGGAAGACCTCGGCGTGGAGGACCACAAGAAGAGTCGGGTGGAGcgcggagaggaagaggaggagcagagggaggaggacacggaggaggaggaagagcagcgtGCCGAGTCTGAGGGCTGGGGGGTCTTCAAGGCAGATGGAGTTGAAATCCGGGTGAAGCTGAAGGAGATGCTGGAGAAAGCACAGGAGGAAGACACAGAAGGGGAAGACAATGTCAATGTCGAACGGTTCTTTATCG ACACTGCTCCCCCTCCGGCTGCTCCATTCAACCACCGGATAGTGTCTGCCAAACCCAACCAGATCAATAACTTCTACACCATCAACCGACAGGAGATCCTAGGGGG GGGTCGTTTTGGCCAGGTGcacaaatgcatcgaaaactcCTCTGGACTCACCCTGGCAGCCAAGATCATCAAGGCCAGAAGTCAGAAAGAGAAG GACGTGGTGAAGAACGAGATCCAAGTCATGAATCAGCTGGATCACGCCAACCTGATCCAGCTCTACGCTGCCTACGAATCCAGGAATGACATCATCCTCGTGCTCGAATT CGTGGATGGAGGCGAACTCTTTGACAGGATCATTGATGAGAACTACACCTTAAAGGAGCTGGACACGGTGGTTTTCATCCGGCAGATCTGTGAGGGCCTCCAGCACATGCACAAGATGTACATCCTCCACCTCGACCTGAAG CCTGAGAACATACTATGTGTGAGCAGGGTCACAAATAAAATCAAGATCATCGACTTTGGCCTTGCCAGAAT ATACAAGCCCAGGGAGAAGTTACGAGTGAACTTCGGCACTCCAGAGTTCCTGGCTCCAGAGGTGATAAACTACGACTTTGTTTCCTTCAACACAGACATGTGGAGTCTGGGAGTCATTGCATACATGCT cctCAGCGGTCTTTGTCCTTTCCTGGGGGACGATGACAACGAGACTCTGAACAACATTCTGGCCTGTCAGTGGAACTTTGATGAAGAGGAGTTTTTACACATCTCCGACCAGGCCAAGGACTTCATCTCCAAGCTCCTCGTCATCAACAAAAG CTGGAGGATAGGAGCCTCAGAGGCCTTGAGGCATCCTTGGCTCTCTGACTCGGCCCTCCATCACCGGCTCCATGAAAAG AAGACAATGTGCCGTTCCCGCCGGTCCTCATGCGTGCCTCCTACAGATAGTTGA